The nucleotide window TCGTCTGCTGGTGCTTGCTCACCGGATCGTCCTCAGTCGAAATCGCCGGCGTAGAACTCGAACTCGGCCCGGCCGACATGGGTTTCCTCCGCGTGCCGCAACTCGACTCGGCGGATCTTGCCACTGATCGTTTTCGGCAACTCGCCGAATTCGAGGATCCGGATCCGCTTGTAGGGGGCGAGATGTTCGCGGGTGTAGGCGAAGATCGACTTCGCCGTCTCCGCGTCGGGCTGATGGCCGCCGGCCAAGATCACGAACGCCTTCGGCACCGCGAGCCGGACCGGATCGGGATGCGGGATCACTGCTGCCTCGGCCACCGCCGGATGTTCGATCAACACTGACTCCAACTCGAACGGGCTGATCCGATAGTCGCTGGCCTTGAACACGTCGTCGGAGCGGCCGACGTAGGTCAGGTAGCCGTCATCGTCGATGCTGACCACATCGCCGGTGTGATAGACGTCGCCGGCGAAGGCGTGCTCGTTCTTCCGATCGTCGAACACGTCGGCCCGATCCTTGTAGCCGGTCATCAGCGCCAGCGGCCGCGGATCCAGCTCCAAGCACAACTCGCCCTCGTCCGTGCGGTTCTCGCCGGTGGCCGGATCGACCAGCCGGACCCGGTACCCCGGCAGCGGCCGGCCCATCGAACCGGGCTTCAAGCCAACCCCCGGCGGATTCCCTACCTGGGCGGAGGTCTCGGTCTGCCCGTACCCGTCCCGGATGGTCAGTCCCCACGCCTTCTTGACCTGCTCGATCACCTCCGGGTTGAGCGGCTCACCGGCCGAGAACGCTTCCCTGATTGAGGTCTTGGCCGATCCGAGGTCGGCCTGGATCAGCATCCGCCACACCGTCGGCGGGGCGCAGAAGGTGCTCACCCCGGTGCTCTCCAGCACCCGCAGCAGACCGTCGGCGGCGAACCGCTGATAGTTGTAGACCAAGATCGTCGACCCCGCCAGCCACGGAGCGAAGAAGCTGCTCCAGGCATGTTTGGCCCAGCCGGGCGAGCTGATGTTGAGGTGAACGTCGCCGGGTCGCAACCCCATCCAGTACATCGTGCTCAGATGCCCGATCGGGTACGAGGTCTGGGTGTGCTCGACCAGCTTCGGCAACGCGGTGGTGCCGGAGGTGAAGTACAGCAGCATCGGGTCGTCGGCCTTGCTGACACCGGGGAAGTGCCGGTCGGCGTCGGGATCGACTACGACCTCGGCGTAATCGTGCCAGCCGTCGGGCACCGGGCTGCCGGAACCGGAACCGTCCACCGCCACCCGGCCGTGCTCGACCTGCAACTCGGCGAATTTGGCGTGGTCGGCGACGTCGGCAATCAGCAACCTGGCCTCGCCACGGTCGACGCGGTCGGCCAGGTCCTTGGCCGCCAACTGCGGTGTGGCCGGGATGATCACCGCGCCGATCCGGATCGCGGCCAGCATGATCTCCCACAGCGGCACGCAATTTCCCAACACCAGCAGGATCCGATCGCCACGGCGTACCCCCAGACCGGCCAGCCACTGCGCGGCCGCCACCGAACGATCCCGCAACTCGGCGAAGCTGAGCTTGGCCTCCCGGCCAACGCCGCCCGCCTCGTCGGCGTCGATCACCCACAGCGCGGTCTGCTCGGGGCTCTCCTCGGCCAGCCCGTCGAACCAGTCGGCGGCGAAGTTGAACAGCTGCAGCTGGGGCCAACTGAAACCGGCGTACGCAGTCTGGTAGTCGCTGCGATGCAGCAACAGGAAGTCTCGTGCTGCGCGGACCTGCGGATGAGTCGGCATGGCCGCACGCTATCGCAACGGCACCGGCCTCGTACCGGGTCAGGAGTCGTCGATGTCGACCCAGTCCAAGGTGCGTTGAACGGCCTTCTGCCAGCCTGCGTACCCGGCACTGCGCTGTTCGTCGGAGGTCTGCGGGTTCCACCGCCTGCTCTCGTGCCAGTTCTGCCGCAACTCCTCGGGATCGCTCCAGAAACCGACCGCCAGGCCGGCCGCATAGGCGGCGCCCAGCGCCGTGGTCTCGGCGATCTGCGGCTTGCTCACCTCGACCCCGAGCACGTCGGCCTGGATCTGCATGCACAGCTCGTTGGCGGTGATCCCGCCGTCCACCTTGAGCACGTCGATCTTGCTGCCGGAGTCCTTCTCCATCGCGTCGGCCACATCCTTGCTCTGATAGCAGATCGCCTCCAGCGCGGCTCGGGCCAGATGTCCGCCGGTGTTGTAGCGCGACATCCCGACGATCACGCCGCGGGCGTCGGATCGCCAGTACGGCGCGAACAGTCCGGAGAACGCCGGTACGAAGTACAAGCCGCCGTTGTCGGTCACCGTGCGGGCCAGCACCTCGCTGTCGTCGGCGTCGGTGATGATCTTGAGCTGGTCGCGCAGCCACTGGATCGCCGAGCCGGTGACCGCGATCGAACCCTCCAACGCGAACACCGGATCCTGATCACCGAACTGGTAGCAAACCGTGGTCAGCAAGCCGTTCTCGGAGCGGACCAGCTCGGTGCCGGTGTTCATCAACAGGAAGTTTCCGGTCCCGTAGGTGTTCTTCGCCTCGCCGGCGGACAGACAGACCTGACCGACCATGGCGGCTTGTTGATCACCGAGCGTGCCGGCCAGCGACACCTCGCCCTGCAGGGGTCCGCGCTTGAGGGTCTTGCCGTACAGGTTGGGATCGGAAGAGGGTCGGATCTCGGGCAGCATCTGCCGGGGGATGTCGAAGAAGCCGAGCAGCTCGTCGTCCCAGTCCAGCGTCTCCAGATTCATCAGCATGGTGCGGCCGGCGTTGGTGACGTCGGTGATGTGTACGCCGCCGTCGGTGCCGCCGGTCAGATTCCACAGCAGCCAGCAGTCGGTGGTGCCGAAGAGCGCGTCGCCCTTCTCGGCGGCCTCCCGGACGCCGGAGACGTTCTCGAAGATCCACTGGATCTTGCCCGCGGAGAAGTAGGTCGCCGGCGGGATGCCGGCCTTGCGGCGGATCACATCACCTCGCCCGTCGCGTTCCAGCGCGGCGGCGATCTTGTCGGTCCGGGTGTCCTGCCAGACGATCGCGTTGTAGTAGGGCCGGCCGGTGCGCTTGTTCCAGATCACCGTGGTCTCGCGCTGGTTGGTGATCCCGAGCGCGGCCAGATCGCCGGCTTCCAGGTCGAGCTTGTTCATCGCGGTCTGGATCACCGAGGAGGTGCGGTCCAGGATCTCCACCGGGTTGTGCTCCACCCAGCCGGGCTTGGGCATGATCTGGGAGTGTTCCAGCTGGTGCTTGCCGATCTCCGCGCCGTCATGATCGAAAACCATGAATCGGC belongs to Microlunatus elymi and includes:
- a CDS encoding AMP-binding protein, with the protein product MPTHPQVRAARDFLLLHRSDYQTAYAGFSWPQLQLFNFAADWFDGLAEESPEQTALWVIDADEAGGVGREAKLSFAELRDRSVAAAQWLAGLGVRRGDRILLVLGNCVPLWEIMLAAIRIGAVIIPATPQLAAKDLADRVDRGEARLLIADVADHAKFAELQVEHGRVAVDGSGSGSPVPDGWHDYAEVVVDPDADRHFPGVSKADDPMLLYFTSGTTALPKLVEHTQTSYPIGHLSTMYWMGLRPGDVHLNISSPGWAKHAWSSFFAPWLAGSTILVYNYQRFAADGLLRVLESTGVSTFCAPPTVWRMLIQADLGSAKTSIREAFSAGEPLNPEVIEQVKKAWGLTIRDGYGQTETSAQVGNPPGVGLKPGSMGRPLPGYRVRLVDPATGENRTDEGELCLELDPRPLALMTGYKDRADVFDDRKNEHAFAGDVYHTGDVVSIDDDGYLTYVGRSDDVFKASDYRISPFELESVLIEHPAVAEAAVIPHPDPVRLAVPKAFVILAGGHQPDAETAKSIFAYTREHLAPYKRIRILEFGELPKTISGKIRRVELRHAEETHVGRAEFEFYAGDFD
- the glpK gene encoding glycerol kinase GlpK, translated to MADYVAAIDQGTTSSRFMVFDHDGAEIGKHQLEHSQIMPKPGWVEHNPVEILDRTSSVIQTAMNKLDLEAGDLAALGITNQRETTVIWNKRTGRPYYNAIVWQDTRTDKIAAALERDGRGDVIRRKAGIPPATYFSAGKIQWIFENVSGVREAAEKGDALFGTTDCWLLWNLTGGTDGGVHITDVTNAGRTMLMNLETLDWDDELLGFFDIPRQMLPEIRPSSDPNLYGKTLKRGPLQGEVSLAGTLGDQQAAMVGQVCLSAGEAKNTYGTGNFLLMNTGTELVRSENGLLTTVCYQFGDQDPVFALEGSIAVTGSAIQWLRDQLKIITDADDSEVLARTVTDNGGLYFVPAFSGLFAPYWRSDARGVIVGMSRYNTGGHLARAALEAICYQSKDVADAMEKDSGSKIDVLKVDGGITANELCMQIQADVLGVEVSKPQIAETTALGAAYAAGLAVGFWSDPEELRQNWHESRRWNPQTSDEQRSAGYAGWQKAVQRTLDWVDIDDS